Proteins found in one Macaca nemestrina isolate mMacNem1 chromosome 4, mMacNem.hap1, whole genome shotgun sequence genomic segment:
- the LOC105475731 gene encoding uncharacterized protein has translation MLDRARLRLGPPWLPGPPPAAGGGTGAGGRDALAICIPRQSFLYAEVMKLSAAPQVWQSLIFKSPCPLRLLPPASPGSPGLRVPAPHPRFAPRPRAPPRPPPRLCLRFLLSLLFCVRPDSAPETSHPAASDCQGPRTPRETQHTAILSGC, from the exons ATGTTGGACAGGGCGCGTCTGCGCCTCGGGCCGCCGTGGCTCCCGGGGCCTCCGCCTGCAGCAGGCGGCGGAACGGGGGCAGGCGGCCGAGACGCGCTAGCTATTTGCATTCCCCGGCAGTCATTTTTATATGCGGAGGTAATGAAGTTGTCAGCGGCGCCCCAAGTGTGGCAGAGCCTGATATTCAAATCGCCCTGCCCGCTCCGCCTGCTCCCGCCCGCCAGTCCCGGGAGCCCGGGGCTGCGCGTGCCCGCCCCGCATCCCCGCTTCGCCCCGCGACCGCGCGCGCCTCCTCGTCCTCCCCCGCGCCTTTGTCTCcgtttcctcctttccctcctcttttgTGTCCGGCCAGACTCAGCCCCAGAAACCAGCCACCCTGCCGCGTCCGACTGCCAGGGACCCCGCACGCCGCGAG AAACCCAACACACAGCTATTCTGTCAGGCTGCTGA